CGCTATGGAAAGCAGGGTATGATGTTTGCAAACCCCTGTTTTGTTCAATATATTTGATTGTTCATGAATCATGAACCATTGTAAATTTTGAACAAATGAAAGGTGGTGAAACTTTACAAACTGCTATCCGGAACTTCAATAGCATAACTGGAATAATGATTAAGGAAAATAAAGATAAAAAGGGTAATACTGTTGCAACGATCAACAACGGACTGAAGGCATGGACATTTGAGGTGTTGATTAAAAATGAAATCCGCGACATTCATTTGCCCTCTATTTTAGCAGAACTTGGAACTGCTGTTAAAGCTCGTTTATTAGTATGTCAATACATTCCTAAGCCAGTAAAAGAAAAACTGAAAAATCTCAACATTAATTACCTAGACGCAGCCGGGAACTGTTTCATTAAACAAGCTGAATTGTTTTTTTATATCACTGATCAGGCTGTAACCCCTTTCCGGAAAATGGAACAAGGCAAAATATGGAAACAGGCTGGGGTGAAATTTCTTTTCGGAGTTCTTTTGTACCCTGAGTTATTAAACAAGCCCTACCGTCAAATAGCGGAGTTAACTAATGTTTCGCTGGGTAACATCGGACCCTTTATAGAGGAATTAAAAGAAGAGGGATTTATTATCAACGGTAAAAACAATGGAAACGATTGGCTATATCTTGAGCACAAAGAACGTTTGCAAAAAAGATGGATAGAGGCTTATTGCACGACATTGCGGCCCAAATTATTAAAAGGGAACTTTCGCTTTTTGCGTAATGAAGACCGGAATAATTGGAAAAATCTGCCAATTGACCAGTTCTATTGGGGAGGCGAAGCTGCCGGTGCATTGTTCACTAATTATTTGCAACCAGAATTGTTCACTATTTACACCAAGCTGCCGGATACAACCATTATGCGAAACTTAAGATTGGTGCCGGATAAAGGTGGTGAAATTGAATTAGTAGAGCCCTTTTGGAACGATGCTTTACTCTTGCAATTAGGTATTCCTCCCACTATAGTTCCTCCCCTGCTGGCCTACACCGAACTCATTACCAGTATAGATAGCCGAAATCAAGAAACTGCAGCACGAATTAAACAACAGTACCATGAGCAATTTTAACCCAGTACTTCATCCGGAGTTTGTACGCTCCGAAAGGTTAAAAAGATGCTCGACAATGATACATTGCTTATTGATCGCATATCGGCTGTTCTTCAAAAACGACCTTTAGAAACCTGGCAGGCACTATTAGAAGGGCTTAGGGATGCGTAGTAGCACTAATGTAACTAATAACTCTGTTCACGAAACGTGAACATTCTGTGTGCATGGAAGGATTGGGCTTTGAAAACAGGAGAGCAGTAAAAACAAAAGGCCATCTCTTAGTTTTTCAAACATAGGAGACAACCTTTTATTTTATTGTTGCGCACCCGGATTTTAATTAACGATCAAAATCTGAGTGAGTTATTCGTAAGTCGATTTTTGTCAGTAATTTCTCAACAACAATCTAACTTTAATTACTCGCTATATCTTGAGTCTCTCTGACTGCTGTTTTATATTTTTTACCTTTTAATTCAGTATTATGGAAAGAAGTTTCAGTCTGTGTTTTTTGTTTAAAAATTAATTCTAACACAAACCAGCATAAGGTTAAGGTCCCTATTCCAAAAATAGAATCGCCAATTGCCCTCATCCATTTTAAGGTTATCATTGTTGGATGTTGCATTAATTCGGCGGAACGTGCATACCACATACCATGCTCAATGCTTTCAAGGGCCTGCCATACGCCTACTGGAAGTAAACTTAAGATCGCCATTAAAAACAGTCCCATATTTATTGACCAGAAGGTAAATTTCAATAACTTGTCATTCCATGCAAGATGGCGATACATACTTCTAAGAACAAATAGCATCAAACCAATACCAAGCATTCCGTATACTCCAAATAAAGCTGTGTGACCATGCAATGGAGTTGTATTTAATCCTTGTACATAATAAAGTGCAATTGGAGGATTGATTATAAAACCGAATACTCCGGCTCCTAAGAAATTCCAGAATGCAACTGCAATCATGAAACGGATTGGCCATTTATAATCAGCAAGCCATTTTGAAGATTTTGACAATCTATAGTTATGGTAAGCCTCAAATCCCATTAATGTCAATGGAACAACTTCCAAGGCGCTGAAAGTAGCGCCAAGGGCCATCACCGCTGTTGGCGTTCCTGTAAAATATAAATGGTGAAAAGTTCCAATTATCCCTCCAGACATGAAAACGATCGTTGACATTAACACACTTAAGGTAGCGGTTTTGGTTTTTAACAATCCTAGTCTAACGAAAAGAAACGCAATTACTACAGTGGCAAAGACCTCAAAAAATCCTTCAACCCATAAATGCACTACCCACCATCTCCAATACTCGGCAATAGCCAGGTTAGTTTGGCGGCCCCACATTAAACCTGCACCATAAAACATTGCTATGGCGGTACAAGAAATCAAGAATAAAATAATCATGTTTCTTTCTTCTACCTTCCTTTTCAAGAGTGGTATTAAAGGTCTTATCATTAATGCCAGCCATACGAAGAGCCCTACAAATAAGAATAATTGCCAGAATCTTCCCAGGTCCACATATTCATACCCCTGATGCCCGAACCAAAAGTTATCAATAAGGTTAAGTTTCTGCATCACTCCCATCCACTGGCCTATCATAGATCCTACTACGATAATCAGTAAAGCGATAAACAAGAAGTTAACACCAAAAACCTGAAATTTAGGGTCCTTCCCTCCAACTGCAGGTGCGATATACAAACCTGTTGCAAGCCATGCAGTAGCAATCCAAAATATAGCTAACTGTGTATGCCATGTTCTTGTTACCGAATAAGGAATAATCTCTCCGAGCGGGATGCCAAAGAATCCATCTCCTTCAACACCATAATGAGCTGTAATTACGCCTAATACGACTTGCAAAACAACCAGCAGACTTACTACAAAAAAGTACTTTTTAACAGCAATCATTGAAGGAGTTAGCTTTTCCCTGATAAGTGGATCTTCAGCTGGCACTGGCAAAGACTCCTCTTCTCCAGACCGAACATGATGGAAAACCATTACGCCTACACAAAATAACAAGAGGATGATACTTACTCCCGACCATGCCAATAAATCTTTAGTAGGACCATTTCCAACCAAATCATCAGCCGGCCAGTTATGTGTATAAGAAACAGCCGAACCAGGCCTTTCGGTAACTGTAGCCCATGTTGCCCAAAATAAAAATGCGTTTAATTTTTTAAGACGCTCCTGATCTTTAATGGAGTTTTTAGGAATCGCGTAATGCTCCCGTAACTTATCAAATTGGGGATCATTCGTAAATAATCTTGAGTAATAATCGCTTAACGAATTAATTGCCATTTCCCGATCCGAGGAAACAGTTATAGTTTTATTTTCAGGATGGTAAGTGTTCTTCCTTAAGTCTTTTTGAAGTTTAGCCTTTAAAAAGGCTTTATTCTCCTCGTTTAAGTCGTTATAATTAACTTCATAATACTTTTGAGCCCATTTATCAAGTATAAATACGGCCTCACGATGCAACCAATCTGCAGTCCAGTCTGGTGCAACGTACGATCCATGCCCCCAAATAGATCCAACTTCCTGTCCGCCGATACTCTGCCATACATTCTGTCCTTCTTTAATTTCCACACCTGTAAATATCACCTCGCCATTGGTTGTTATGATTTTTTCAGGAATTGGAGGCGCCTCCTGATAAATTTTTATACCATAATAACCAAGTACGGCAAAGGAAAGGCCCATTACTATTGCAAATAATAGCCATAATCGTTTTACGTTGTTCATTTTAGTTTTAGTTTATTATTTCGGATAAAATTGTCCTTTATTGCCTCAAATGTATGAACGGAAATAATAAAAGACAAAAATATCTTTTATTATTCAGGCGGTCAGAAACAAAAACGGCAGCAATTAATTGCTACCGTTTAATATTTTAAAATTTCGAGAATTTCAGCTATCAAATTCTGTTGCGGACTTACTTCGTTTGAGTTAGAGGCACTACACGCAATGTATCTGTTCTTTGCTCAATCAGTTTGATCATATCTCCTTCAATTCTAAATTTACCCACACCTGCAATTTCCCACCGATCAGCTTTACTCATGTCACAATCAAAGTAGGTGTAGTTCACCAAAATCGAATCTCCATTGTACCTTAGATTAATAGAATCGAACTGGCGAAACCAATGAGTCCCATAAGAAACAAAATACCCGTTATTAATTTGCTTCAACAATTTGGGCTCCTTTCTGAACCAATAATTGAGAAAGCTCAATTGTTTGTTAGATCCCTGGTAACCAAAATCCAAAGCATCAATTAACAGGTTTTTAATTCCTGAATAATTGGTATTGGGCTCACCGTCGGCAATTGCATAGTCAGCACCTGCCACTCTGCTGTAATAACCCAAAACGGCTCTTACCGGCTTAGGACAAGTATATACATATTCTGTATTTACTATAATGGTCATCAACGAGTCTCTCAACTGTGGTACGAAACGGTTTTGCAACCAAAGAATTTGTTTAAACCCTTCATTAGTCACACCAGGATCCTTCACCCATTCCAGATCCTTATCCGGCTCTACCTGAGTAAAACTTTCTTTTAAACTTACTGAATCAATCCGTTCGGTTTTGGGATCGATAAAACCTCCTTTCAATTCCCCATTCATCAAATCAGCATTCATCTCATGCTTCAACCCCTTTTCTAATAAGACTTTGGCTTTAAGATGTCCCTTTTCATCAATTTCACCTTCAATAGGAATTCGTTTGCCACTTTTTTTCACAACGGCAATTCCTTTTACTTTGCCCTCTTTAGCTGAAAGACTAACAAAAACTTCTTCTCGTTTATTGATTTTTCCCGAAAATGATTTTTTAAAGTTTAATTGTTTAGAACCGCTATAGGCAGAAACGTTTTTCTTTGGCTGTTCTTCTTTTTCATGAATAACAGCGTTAGATTTTTCATTTTTTAAACACGATGAGAGCGAAAAAATTAGAACAACGAGCAAAAATAACCGAGCGTTCTTCATAAATGTACCTTATGAACTTATTGTGGCTAAAATAACAAAATATATTAACCAGATACAACAAGTTCATTTAAAATACTTTATCAAGAAGTAAATGAAATGAAAATTAGACAAAAATATTTGTCAAACTATAAATTTGAGTTAACAAAAATAACCATTAACAAAACCGTTCTGTATTTAATTAGCCTGCTTATAAAGCCCAAATTCTGAAAGTGAAGGATTTAACCTTGAAGCCACAATGCGTAAACGAACTTTATCACTCGTTACAGGCTCAAAACGAAGCAAACGCTTATAACCAATGGTGGTTCCTTCTGTTATTTTTTCCCAAGCTTTGCCATTCCAGCTTTCAAACACAAATCTTTCAACCCTTTGACCAATTTCAATGTTTTCCTGAAGGCATAGTACATCAAATGTCTTAGTTCCTTTAAGTTCAAATTCCAAAATAGCCGTTGTATCTCTTACGGGTGCAATCCAAAAAGTATTGTACTTTCCATCAAGCATTGCGTTTGTGTTTTTATTACTTGAAGCTTTTATAATGGCATTCTGAACCAAATTAAGCTTAAATGTCTGATCGCGAAGCTGCTTCCAACCTCGTAAAGATTGAACATCGTTCTCATTTATCAATCCTCTTTTATCCGGTGGAATATTCAGTAACAAAACAGAGTTTTTACCTACTGAGTTGTAATAAATATCAAATAGTTTTTCAGGCGTTTTTACACTTTTATCTTCTCCTGAATGATAAAACCAACCTGGTCGGATTGAAACATCTGTTTCAGCAGGATACCAAACCAAACCTTTTGCTTTTAAGATCTTCTCTCTGCTTCCTAAGTCATTACCCATCATATCTCCCTGAGGCTTGAAAGCTATAGCCTGTTGTGAATTTGCGGCAATTGCCGATTGATCCAAATTATTGGCAGGTACCACGCTCCACTCTGTTTCTCTGCCATAACCGGTTTCTGTACCCACCCAACGAACATCAGGTCCCATAATAGCAATTGTTGCTGCCGGTTGTAATTTCCGAATGAGCTTATACCAACGATCAAAATCATAAACTTGTTTTTTGCCATTGGGCCCTTCTCCATTTGCCCCATCAAACCAAACTTCATCCACCCTGCCGTATTGAGTTAACAGTTCGGTTAATTGATTTACGAAGAAATCGTTGTATTCTTCAGAACCGTATAACGGAGAATTCATATCCCAAGGTGAAAGATACACTCCAAAACCAACCCCTAATTCTTTACAGGCATTGGCAACTTCCTTTACAACATCTCCTTTACCGTTTTTCCAAGGACTACTTTTTACAGAATGCGAGGTATACTTACTAGGCCAAAGGCAAAACCCATCATGATGCTTGGCTGTTAAAATTACCTGCTTTATACCAGCTTCCTTAGCCACTCTTACCCATTGTTTAGCATCCAGTTCAGAGGGATTAAATATTGCAGGATTTTCTTTACCCGTTCCCCATTCTTTACCGGTAAAAGTGTTTACTCCAAAATGAAAAAATGCTGTCAACTCCAATTGCTGCCAACGTAACTGCGAAGCCGTAGGAGTAAGCGTTGCTGCTTTTTGAATTATTGTTTTTTCTAAATCGGAAGATTCAATTATCGCGAAATTATTCTTTTGTTGAGCTACAACTGTTACACTGATAAACAATGAGAGTAATAAAAATGGTTTCTTCATTTATTGGATAAATTATGATAACAACATTAGTTGTTTAACTTCATTCGAATCGTAATTAGCACATTCCAAGCTGCTTTAAAAACTTCGATATTATCAAACTATTAAAATATTTTGTCAAGCTTCAGTGATTATCAATATCGCAGAAAATCCTTCCTACCTAAAATACTTTGACCTTAATCCATAAGCCTTTTTACTAAGATCAAATTAATACCTATTGAAAATCAGAAGTATATTGCATTACAAGGTACATTGCCGTAACATATACATTGCATAACAATTTTGTTACCACAAATATTCATTTTGCCTGCAACCTCGCTTATACATTTGACGTCAGAAACATCAACACAATACTTACCGGTCGCGAACAGTAAGCAAAAAACAAGAAGAAAGAACTACTAACTAACAACACACAACAATGAGAACACTATTTACCTTTGCGCTTTTTGTATTAACTATATACAGCATTTCTACCTATGCGCAAACCTCTACCTCCACCACCGGAATTACCCGAATATATGGAGCAGTGAAATCATCAGATAATAAACCTGCGGAGTTTGTTACCGTGGCACTTTTACGAGCATCTGATTCTGTATCTGTAAAAGGATTAACGACTGATGAATCCGGAACCTTTGAATTTCTAAAAGTAAAAGCAGGAAAATATCTACTTGCAATAAGTTCATTTGATTATCAACGTTATACTTCGCAACCATTTGAAATTAAAGCTAACGAAATTGAAAAGGAGCTTAACGACATTGCTTTAACTAAAGCTGTTAAAACTTTAAATGAAGTAACTGTTACCAGCACTCGTCCTCTAATTGAGCAAAGGCTAGATAAAACAGTTTTAAATGTTGAAAACAGCATTGTAAGTGAAGGAGGAACTGCTATTGAGGTACTTCAACGGGCTCCAGGCATTACTGTTGATAACGACGGCAATGTAAGCTTAAAAGGTAAGCAAGGAGTTATGATTTTAATTGATGGCAAACCTAGTTATTTATCAGGCGCTGAACTTACCGAAATGCTTAAAAGCATGTCATCAAGCACTATCAGCACGGTTGAAATAATGACTAACCCACCGGCAAAATATGATGCTGCTGGAAATGCCGGCATAATCAATATCAAGCTTAAAAAGGGAAGCAATTCAGGCTTTAACGGAACTTTCACAGGCTCGTTTGGCCGTAGCGAATATAGCAAAGGCAACACTGGAATCAACGTTAACTTCCGTCAGAAAAAGTTTAACTTATTTGGCAGTTACAACTACAGCAACAGGGTGAACATGCAAAACCTTGAACTAGAGCGTAATTTCTATCAAGAAAACAGCTCTGATTTGAGTCATATTATCCGTCAACATGCAAGCATGAATAAGCCATCAAACAATAACAGCATCAAGGCTGGTATTGATTTATACTTAAATGCCAAAAACACCCTTGGTTTTATGGTAAATGGAAGTATTGGTACTTGGGAAAGCAAAAACCCAACATCGGCAATGCAGCTTAATCCAAACTTACAGCTCAACAGCACTACTTTTGCACAAAACCGAATTGCAGAAAACTGGAATAATTTTACCTATAATACTAATTACAAATTGAATATCGATTCCAGCGGAAAGGAACTTACTGCCGATGTAGATTTTGCCCGAAACATTTATGGCTCAAATCAATCTTATAATACCAGCTTTTATGATTCGGAAGGTAAACCTGACCAAGATCGTCCCCAAATTATTCAGAAAGGCATTATTCCGTCAAAAGCTACAATTATAGCAGCCAAAACCGATTATATTCATCCACTTAACAAGACCTTAAAATTTGAAGCAGGCTTAAAAACCAGTTTTGTTACTACAAAAAATGCCATTGATTATTTCAACCAAAATGTTGGTTCAGAATGGGTTCATGACATTAGTACTTCTAACAAATTTGACTACAAAGAAAACATCAATGCTGCATACATCAATTTTAACAAAGAGTTTAAAAAACTCAGCATTCAATTAGGATTAAGAGCAGAACAAACTCGCAGCCAGGGTTATGAAAGGCATATTGAACTTGACGGAACCACTGCCGACTCATTGGTTAAACGCAATTACTTGCAGTTATTCCCTACAACTTTTGTAAAGTACGAACTTGACAAAAACAACACATTACAAGCTTCATTCAGTCGTCGTGTAGAACGTCCTGATTATGAGAACCTGAATCCGTTCCGTAACCAAATTGACCCATATACTTATCAAAAAGGGAACCCATACTTAAAACCTGAGATCAGCCATATTTTTGAAGTAAGCCACGTTTTAAAAGGAAAGTACACCACCACTATTAACTACAACCGCACTGTGGATGTTATAACTGAATTCACCGGAAAAGGTGATGAAGAAAATTCAGTTTATGTAACCAAGGCGAACTTAAGCACACAAGATAATTACGGAGTTAGTTTTAGCATACCTGTCACTTTTACAAATTGGTGGAATGCCAATGCTTATGCAAATGCCTTTTATAATAGATTTAAAGGTGTTGATGTTGCCGGAAAATTAGACAGAAAAGGAAGTGGATTTAATTTTAATGTGCAAAACAGCTTTACTTTTGGAAATGGTTTTAAAGCCGAATTAAATGGGTTTTATAATTCAAAAATGCTATACGGCCAGTTCGACATTGCCCCAATATGGATGATATCTGCCGGTATTCAGAAATCCATTTTGGATAAAAAAGGATCCATCAAGTTAAATGTTAACGACATTTTCAACAGCCAGCAATTTCATGCAAAAGTTAAAAACGCTGAAATGGATCTTGACATCATAAACAAACGTGATAGCCGCGTTGCAACCTTGTCATTCTCCTATCGATTTGGAAACACCAAAATGAAGACATCACAACGCAACAGCACCAGCAGCGAGGATGAAAAGAACCGTACAAAGCAAGGTCACGACTAACGGATTTCCTCCCTAAAACCTACAAGGCTACCCTAGGGTGGCCTTTTTTTGTAAAGTAAAAAACACAGCTAAGATCACTAAACAGACCATTAACAAACTGACTATCTTTACTTTAGAACTTTTTTCTTATATTTTCATAATTAATCAAACAAATCTATAGTTATGAAAAAAGCTCTACTCCTCATTTCCACATTTATCCTTATTACCAATCTTGCTTTAGCACAATTTACCTTAAAAGGCAAAGTAACCGATAAACAAGGTAATCCCCTGATCGGCGTAAGCGTTCAAGAAAAAGGCACCTCTCATGGTGCTAAAACAAATAACGATGGTAATTACTCTTTTAAATGCGGATCGAAAACTGCAGTCATTACATTTTCGTTACTCAGTTATATCACTCGTGAAGAGTTACTGAACAACAGAGAGACTCTTAACGTCTCATTGGAAGAAAGCACCAGTTCTTTAGCAGAAGTGGAGATTGTAGGCTCACGTAACCTTAAACGTTCTGTAACAGACACTCCTGTACCGGTTGATTTAATTCCTGTATCCAAACTGGCTAATGCCACAGGTATGATTGATATTAATACGGTATTACAATATGCGGCACCCTCTTTCAATGCCAACAGGCAAAGTGGCTCAGATGGCGCCGATCATATTGAACCAGCCACACTAAGAGGCATGGGCCCTGACCAAACATTAGTATTAATCAATGGTAAAAGAAGACATCAGTCTTCATTAGTCAACCTATATGGCAGTCGCGGCCGAGGCAATACCGGCACCGATTTAAACGCAATTCCTTCTGCCGCAATTGAGCGTATTGAAATTTTACGTGATGGAGCTAGCGCACAGTATGGTTCTGATGCAATTGCCGGAGTAATTAACATTGTCTTAAAACAAAACGTTGATGAGTTTGATTTCAATTTTATTGCTGGTGCTAACAGCACTGGCTATGGAAATTCTCTTGAATCAGGCTCAGGAAAGATATTAAGCACTGAATGGGATGGCCAACAATACAATGCCAATGCAAACTACGGATTCAAAATAGGTCAAAAAGGTGGTTTTATGAATATTACAGGGGATATAGATCATAAAGATAAAACCTACCGTCCTAACTATAATACGCTCTATCCTGATAATTTCCGTGCTCAATTTGGAGATGCATCCTATACCAATTTTGGACTGATGCTTAACAATCGAGTTCCAATCAAAACCAAAAGTGAATTCTATTTTTTTGGTGGATTTAACAAACGAAATGGTGATGCATTTGCATGGACACGTGATCCTGAAAGTGAACGGAATGTTATTTCCATTTATCCCAATGGATTTGATCCACATATTGAATCAACTATTACCGATTATTCAGGCTCTGCCGGCATACGAACAAAACTAGGGCTATGGAATGCTGACTTTAATGCTACCTATGGCCGAAATCGCTTTGAGTACGATGTAACAGGGACATTAAATGCATCTCTTGAAGCCGCTTCCCCAACCAGCTTTGAAGCAGGTGGTTTTGCCCTGGGCCAACTAAATCTCATCGCTAACTTCAACCGTTCGTTTGAAAAGGCCTTAAATGACAACGACATTAACCTGGCCTGGGGTGTTGAATACCGAAATGAACAATATAAAATTTTTGCAGGCAATGAAGATTCATGGAGGCAGTATGGTCCTGTGGTGTTCAGGACAGATTCCGTGTTTGACGATAGCAATAATTTTGTTCGAGTAGATACAACCTTCCGACCGGGAGGATCACAAGGATTTCCGGGATTTCAGCCGAAAGATGAAATTTCTCAAACCCGAAACAATATAGGAGGATACATCGATGCTGAATTTGATCTTACAAAAGCATTAATGATTGCCGCAGCAGTTCGTTTGGAAAACTATAGTGATTTTGGATTTACAGCTAATTTTAAAATTGCCAGCCGTTATAAAATACTGGAGCAATTAAATGTACGGGGGTCATTCAGTTCAGGATTCAGGGCTCCCTCTTTACCACAAATTTCTTTCAGCTCTACATTTACCAACGTTGCCGCCGGTCAAATTGTTGATCAGGTTATAGCCCCCAATAATAGTGAGATTGCCCGTCAGGTTGGTATTCCGGAGTTAAAAGAGGAAAAGTCTCTGAATGCCAGTTTGGGCTTCACTGCCAAACCACTGAACAACTTATCTTTTACTGTTGATGGTTATTGGGTACAGGTGAAAGACAGAATTGTACTAACTGGTTTATTCGGAAGTGACGATGATGTCATTGGTCCTATTCTGGAAAGCCTTAATGTAGGCGCTGCTCAATTTTTCACTAACGCAGTTGATACGCGTACTATGGGGCTCGATGTGATTGCAGCGTACACAGCTAACATTGGTAACAGTATATTAAATACAACATTGGCAGCCAACTTTAACGACATGAGGGTGGACGAAGTTCATACCACTCCTGAATTAGCAGGAAAAGAAGACACCTATTTCGGACCAAGGGAAAGAAGCTTTTTACTTGCTTCTGCACCTCCCTATAAAATCAATTTAAGTTTTGATTATCGCGTAAAAAAGTTCAACGCTTTTCTTCGATTTAACCAATTTTCAGGGGTGGATTTAACTAATTGGAATGATGTAATTGATAGCTATTCTGCTAAATTAACTACCGACCTATCGTTGGGTTATACCTTTAATAAATATGTGAATATTACCTTTGGGGGAAATAATATTTTTGATGTCTATCCTTCACACCAAGACCCAGGTCTGACAGAAAGCGGAGGAATGTGGGATGCTGTTCAAATGGGTTTTGGAGGTGCCTATTTCTTTGGCCGGATAGGTATTAAATTTTAGCTCCAATTTTCCAAATAATATATCAAGCAGAGAGGCTGTCTCCTACATTTGACAAAGCAAACATAGGAGACAGCCTCTTCTGCATTCTTTACTAGAATTTATTTATTAGGCTGCGGCGTGTATCGCAAATATGGTTTTACAATTCTATGTCCCTTTGGAAAACGGGCAGGAACCTCTTCTGTTGGAATTGAATTTACAATGATGCAATCTTCACCATCCTTCCAATCCACTGGAGTTGCCACGCTGTGGTTGGCTGTTAATTGCAATGAATCAATAACACGCAAAATTTCCTGAAAATTTCTCCCTGTTGATGCAGGGTATGTTAAGGTTAACTTAATTTTTTTATCAGGACCAATAACAAAGACTGATCGCACTGTTAATGTATCAGAAGCATTAGG
Above is a window of Solitalea lacus DNA encoding:
- a CDS encoding TonB-dependent receptor, which gives rise to MKKALLLISTFILITNLALAQFTLKGKVTDKQGNPLIGVSVQEKGTSHGAKTNNDGNYSFKCGSKTAVITFSLLSYITREELLNNRETLNVSLEESTSSLAEVEIVGSRNLKRSVTDTPVPVDLIPVSKLANATGMIDINTVLQYAAPSFNANRQSGSDGADHIEPATLRGMGPDQTLVLINGKRRHQSSLVNLYGSRGRGNTGTDLNAIPSAAIERIEILRDGASAQYGSDAIAGVINIVLKQNVDEFDFNFIAGANSTGYGNSLESGSGKILSTEWDGQQYNANANYGFKIGQKGGFMNITGDIDHKDKTYRPNYNTLYPDNFRAQFGDASYTNFGLMLNNRVPIKTKSEFYFFGGFNKRNGDAFAWTRDPESERNVISIYPNGFDPHIESTITDYSGSAGIRTKLGLWNADFNATYGRNRFEYDVTGTLNASLEAASPTSFEAGGFALGQLNLIANFNRSFEKALNDNDINLAWGVEYRNEQYKIFAGNEDSWRQYGPVVFRTDSVFDDSNNFVRVDTTFRPGGSQGFPGFQPKDEISQTRNNIGGYIDAEFDLTKALMIAAAVRLENYSDFGFTANFKIASRYKILEQLNVRGSFSSGFRAPSLPQISFSSTFTNVAAGQIVDQVIAPNNSEIARQVGIPELKEEKSLNASLGFTAKPLNNLSFTVDGYWVQVKDRIVLTGLFGSDDDVIGPILESLNVGAAQFFTNAVDTRTMGLDVIAAYTANIGNSILNTTLAANFNDMRVDEVHTTPELAGKEDTYFGPRERSFLLASAPPYKINLSFDYRVKKFNAFLRFNQFSGVDLTNWNDVIDSYSAKLTTDLSLGYTFNKYVNITFGGNNIFDVYPSHQDPGLTESGGMWDAVQMGFGGAYFFGRIGIKF